One stretch of Halobacillus litoralis DNA includes these proteins:
- a CDS encoding homoserine dehydrogenase, whose product MNKAITVGLLGLGTVGSGVIEILRDHKERIEHKTGCDVTIKSVLVSDMSKPREVPAETQLTDQYQDITRDPEIDVIVEVMGGIDHTLTILLEAIEHGKHIVTANKDLVAQHGEQLFEACQKHKCDLYYEASVAGGIPIIRSIMDGLSSDRITKMMGIVNGTTNYIMTKMAQDGVDFDSVLKEAQDLGFAEADPTADVDGLDAAMKMTILSILGFSMPYSLEDVDIKGIRGISSDDITYAEELGYRIKLIGIAENNHNGVSVSVEPTLLPIQHPLSSVNDEFNAVYVYGDAVGETMFYGPGAGKLPTATAVVADLIAVLKNIRLGTTGTAYVQPQFPKQVKAKKDQLTKKYIRLHVDDKAGMLNDLTNIFAQYDLSFDQFTQRSTDQDGERELMMVTHQVSEEDFEKAIQDIESLDSVRSIDSIFRVEGGN is encoded by the coding sequence ATTACCGTAGGACTACTAGGACTTGGAACGGTCGGAAGTGGAGTGATTGAGATCCTCCGCGATCATAAAGAACGCATTGAACATAAGACAGGGTGTGACGTCACGATTAAGTCTGTGCTTGTCAGTGATATGTCTAAGCCCCGCGAGGTTCCGGCTGAGACCCAGTTGACGGATCAGTACCAGGATATTACGAGAGATCCGGAGATTGATGTCATCGTAGAGGTGATGGGTGGGATCGATCACACGCTTACTATATTATTAGAAGCGATTGAACACGGAAAACACATTGTGACTGCGAACAAGGATCTTGTCGCCCAGCACGGAGAGCAGCTTTTCGAAGCTTGCCAGAAACATAAGTGTGACTTGTATTATGAAGCAAGCGTAGCCGGCGGAATTCCAATTATCCGCTCCATTATGGATGGCCTGTCCTCCGATCGCATCACGAAAATGATGGGGATCGTGAACGGAACGACAAATTATATTATGACGAAAATGGCGCAGGACGGCGTTGATTTTGACAGCGTCTTGAAGGAAGCGCAGGACCTTGGTTTTGCAGAAGCAGATCCTACTGCTGACGTGGACGGTCTGGATGCGGCCATGAAGATGACGATTCTATCAATCTTAGGTTTTTCTATGCCTTATAGTTTAGAAGATGTTGATATCAAAGGGATCCGTGGAATTTCATCAGATGACATCACCTACGCAGAAGAGCTGGGGTACCGCATCAAGCTGATTGGAATTGCGGAAAACAACCACAATGGAGTTTCTGTCAGTGTCGAGCCGACATTGCTCCCGATCCAACACCCGCTTTCTTCTGTTAACGATGAATTCAATGCGGTCTACGTTTATGGGGATGCCGTCGGCGAAACGATGTTTTATGGACCAGGGGCCGGGAAGCTTCCGACAGCCACTGCTGTTGTTGCTGACCTTATTGCTGTTCTGAAAAACATTCGCCTTGGCACGACAGGAACGGCGTATGTACAGCCGCAATTCCCTAAGCAAGTGAAAGCGAAGAAAGATCAATTGACGAAGAAGTACATTCGCCTTCACGTCGATGATAAAGCCGGGATGTTGAACGACCTGACGAACATTTTCGCCCAATACGACCTCTCCTTTGATCAGTTTACTCAACGTTCCACCGATCAGGATGGCGAACGTGAATTGATGATGGTGACCCATCAGGTCAGTGAGGAAGATTTTGAAAAAGCGATCCAGGACATTGAGTCCCTTGATTCCGTAAGAAGTATCGACAGTATATTCCGTGTAGAAGGAGGAAACTGA